The Scyliorhinus canicula chromosome 13, sScyCan1.1, whole genome shotgun sequence genome contains a region encoding:
- the LOC119976106 gene encoding extracellular calcium-sensing receptor-like — translation MIFAIEEINNDPSLLPNITLGYKIYDSCATPALALRAALTILNGQEENVTLSRCNGGSPVHALIADAGSTQSITIARTAGLFGIPMISYFSSCMCLSNKKEFPTFFRTIPSDYFQVAAFVQLVKHFGWTWLAAFGSDDDYGHLGITAFVEEVTKIGACVAFAEYLPKFNDKEKILHQVELIKNSNVKVILVFAPEIDLNFLVEELVRQNVTGLQWLASEGWSTAALLSTAANSEIMGGTLGLAIRRADIPGIKQFLVRLHPSTYPGNEYIKQLWETVFHCTWTSHNDTENARLGPLKHVCTGQEDLKVAQNAFTDETQLRVSYNTYRAVYAVAHSIHNMLQCKKGQGPFVNETCPDISKLKPWQVLHYLKKVKFTTAFGDEVRFDVNGDPRATYDLLNWQRVPNGNMKYIKVGQYDASVGTGNQLVIEKEVIVWSGGQKMVIEAKCSESCLPGTRKGARTGEPICCYDCIPCAEGEISNETDSVDCLACHLDYWPNLERDKCVLKEIEFLSFGGTMGIILTALSISGACISMAVIVVFYRYKNTPIVKANNSELSFLLLFSLVLCFLCSLLFIGQPTIWSCMLRHTAFAIVFVLCISCILGKTIMVLMAFNARLPNNDVGKWFGPLQRRLSIFSLPSIQVVICILWLTLSPPYPAKNFQHQSATIILECDVGSATAFYSMLGYIGLLSVMCFILAFLARALPDSFNEAKFITFSMLIFCAVWITFIPVYINSGKHTVAVEIFAILSSSFGLLSCIFAPKVYIILLKPELNTKKHLMGRPPANTL, via the exons ATGATCTTTGCCATTGAAGAAATTAATAATGACCCATCGCTTCTTCCCAATATCACGCTGGGCTACAAGATTTATGATTCCTGTGCCACTCCAGCATTGGCTCTTAGAGCAGCCCTAACAATTCTTAATGGCCAAGAAGAAAATGTTACGCTCTCGAGATGTAATGGAGGCTCTCCGGTGCATGCACTTATTGCAGATGCTGGCTCAACACAATCCATAACCATTGCCAGGACAGCGGGGCTCTTTGGAATACCAATG ATTAGTTACTTTTCGTCATGCATGTGCCTGAGCAACAAAAAGGAATTTCCAACGTTTTTCCGAACTATACCCAGCGATTATTTTCAGGTCGCAGCGTTTGTGCAGCTGGTGAAACATTTTGGTTGGACCTGGCTGGCGGCGTTTGGATCTGACGATGATTATGGCCACTTGGGTATTACAGCCTTTGTGGAAGAAGTCACTAAAATTGGAGCCTGCGTGGCTTTCGCTGAATATCTTCCCAAATTTAATGACAAGGAGAAAATCTTGCATCAAGTTGAGCTCATTAAAAATTCAAATGTTAAAGTTATTCTTGTCTTTGCTCCAGAGATAGACCTGAACTTCTTGGTGGAAGAACTTGTGCGGCAGAATGTCACTGGACTGCAATGGTTAGCGAGTGAAGGCTGGAGCACAGCAGCACTGCTGTCAACGGCAGCCAATTCCGAGATTATGGGTGGGACATTGGGATTGGCAATTCGTAGGGCCGATATTCCAGGAATTAAACAGTTCCTGGTCAGGCTCCATCCATCTACCTATCCAGGGAATGAATATATTAAGCAGCTTTGGGAAACTGTGTTTCACTGCACATGGACATCACACAACGACACAGAGAACGCAAGGCTTGGGCCTTTAAAGCATGTGTGCACTGGGCAAGaagatttaaaagttgcacaaaatgcatTCACTGATGAAACACAATTGAGAGTTTCATATAATACTTATCGAGCTGTTTATGCTGTGGCCCATTCCATCCATAATATGTTACAGTGTAAAAAAGGCCAAGGGCCATTTGTCAACGAAACATGCCCAGACATTTCAAAACTTAAACCTTGGCAG GTCCTGCATTACTTAAAGAAGGTGAAATTTacaactgcatttggagatgaagTAAGATTCGACGTCAATGGTGATCCTCGAGCAACCTATGATCTTCTGAACTGGCAACGGGTCCCAAATGGGAATATGAAGTACATTAAAGTTGGCCAGTATGATGCATCAGTCGGTACAGGCAACCAACTTGTTATAGAGAAGGAAGTTATAGTGTGGAGTGGGGGACAAAAAATG GTCATTGAGGCAAAGTGTAGTGAATCTTGTCTGCCTGGAACAAGAAAAGGAGCCAGAACAGGAGAGCCAATTTGTTGTTATGATTGTATACCCTGTGCTGAAGGTGAAATTAGTAATGAAACTG ATTCAGTGGACTGCCTGGCATGCCACTTAGATTACTGGCCAAACCTAGAAAGAGACAAATGCGTTCTCAAGGAAATTGAATTTTTGTCATTTGGAGGCACCATGGGGATCATATTAACAGCATTGTCCATATCCGGTGCTTGTATATCAATGGCTGTTATTGTTGTTTTCTACCGTTACAAGAATACTCCGATTGTCAAAGCAAACAATTCTGAATTAAGCTTCCTTCTTTTATTTTCATTGGTACTCTGCTTTCTCTGCTCTCTTCTCTTCATCGGTCAACCAACGATCTGGTCCTGCATGTTGCGACATACAGCATTCGCTATTGTGTTTGTCCTTTGCATTTCTTGTATCCTTGGGAAAACAATCATGGTGTTAATGGCATTCAATGCAAGGCTTCCAAACAATGATGTGGGCAAATGGTTTGGCCCTCTGCAGCGAAGGCTTTCTATATTTTCCCTGCCCTCAATTCAAGTTGTGATATGTATTCTTTGGTTGACCTTATCACCCCCATATCCTGCCAAAAATTTTCAACATCAAAGTGCAACCATTATATTAGAATGTGATGTGGGGTCAGCAACAGCCTTTTATTCCATGTTGGGCTACATCGGCTTACTATCTGTCATGTGCTTCATTCTTGCATTTCTAGCGCGTGCGTTGCCAGATAGCTTCAACGAAGCAAAGTTCATCACCTTCAGCATGCTgattttctgtgccgtttggataACTTTCATTCCAGTTTACATCAACTCTGGAAAGCACACAGTAGCTGTGGAGATATTTGCAATATTGTCTTCCAGTTTTGGTTTGCTTAGCTGTATATTTGCTCCAAAGGTTTATATTATTCTATTGAAACCGGAACTGAACACCAAGAAACATTTAATGGGCAGGCCACCCGCGAACACATTGTGA